One stretch of Candidatus Poribacteria bacterium DNA includes these proteins:
- a CDS encoding 50S ribosomal protein L28, translated as MARVCYVCGKRPRTGNNVSHAENKTRRRFLPNLQKVKIIENGTVKRVRVCAKCLKAGKVMKAV; from the coding sequence ATGGCTAGGGTTTGTTACGTCTGCGGCAAGAGACCTAGAACGGGGAATAACGTCAGTCACGCTGAAAACAAGACGAGAAGAAGGTTCCTGCCGAACCTTCAGAAGGTGAAGATAATCGAGAACGGAACTGTTAAGAGGGTTCGGGTCTGTGCGAAATGCCTCAAGGCGGGAAAGGTCATGAAGGCCGTTTAA
- a CDS encoding bifunctional (p)ppGpp synthetase/guanosine-3',5'-bis(diphosphate) 3'-pyrophosphohydrolase, translating into MPSRNYAEDLNRIISAINSYSTPDSIDLVKEAFHFAEGKHRNRKRASGEPYFTHCIETAKILIELNMDAPTIAAALLHDVMEDEGVSHRELAERFGAEIADMVSGVTKISSIEFFGSGEERQVENYRKLTIAMARDIRVLLIKLADRLHNMRTLEYLPPEKRRKIALETLEIYAPLAHRLGMFRMKVDLEDLAFKHLHPEEYRQIAQLVSEKWEERERYTQEVAGKIKEVLEEAGIEAEVWGRPKHFYSIYKKMRRQNIPFENLYDLIAFRVLVRDVPDCYSALGVIHSKWTPIPGRIKDYIALPKSNRYQSLHTTVIESGRPVEIQIRTYDMHKIAEYGIAAHWKYKEGVSSQSPYDNYIAWLRSLVEQMRDVNKPAQFITSIKTELAPEEIYVFTPKGDLKVLPEGATPIDFAYSVHTEIGHHCAGAKVNNRFVSLRYKLQTGDIVEIITDPNATPSRDWLRIVRSSRARSKIRRWLREHEREQYRELGRSLIEAELKLRHLSPKNYLTPENLERMAAELKCKSVDDMLVDIGYGKISAQHFANLLIPEERRRREPEEIVGRRKPAPTSGVTIDGIDQAYIRVAKCCNPIPGDEIVGYITRGRGLSIHVVGCPRIGGEMERLIPVRWAPKEGVTYPAVVIVESDDRKGLLRDLSNAISKLEVNISQAHSEIIDPITSVHRFVVDVTGVDQLQRVMESLSKVKGVRQVKRKRF; encoded by the coding sequence ATGCCGTCCAGGAATTACGCTGAGGATCTCAACCGGATAATATCCGCTATCAACTCCTATTCCACACCAGATAGCATAGATCTAGTGAAGGAAGCTTTCCATTTCGCCGAGGGGAAACACAGAAATCGCAAGAGAGCATCGGGGGAACCTTATTTCACACATTGCATTGAGACGGCTAAGATATTGATCGAACTTAACATGGATGCGCCAACGATCGCTGCTGCCCTCTTACATGACGTGATGGAGGATGAGGGGGTGAGCCACCGGGAGCTGGCGGAGAGGTTCGGGGCGGAGATCGCCGATATGGTAAGCGGCGTGACCAAGATAAGCTCGATAGAATTTTTCGGATCAGGTGAGGAGAGACAGGTCGAGAACTACCGTAAGCTGACGATCGCCATGGCCAGGGATATAAGGGTGCTATTGATAAAGCTGGCCGATAGATTACACAACATGCGAACGCTGGAGTATCTGCCACCCGAAAAACGGAGGAAGATCGCACTTGAAACCCTTGAGATATACGCGCCGTTGGCCCACAGGCTGGGGATGTTCAGGATGAAGGTCGATCTGGAGGATCTGGCCTTCAAACATCTCCATCCGGAGGAATACCGTCAGATCGCTCAACTGGTTAGCGAAAAGTGGGAGGAGAGAGAAAGATACACCCAGGAGGTGGCGGGGAAGATCAAAGAGGTGCTGGAGGAGGCCGGAATAGAGGCGGAGGTATGGGGCAGGCCAAAGCATTTCTATAGCATATACAAGAAAATGAGGAGACAGAACATACCTTTTGAAAACCTCTACGATCTCATCGCCTTCAGGGTTTTGGTTAGGGATGTTCCGGACTGTTACTCCGCTCTGGGCGTGATTCACTCCAAATGGACTCCTATTCCCGGCAGGATAAAGGATTATATCGCCCTGCCCAAATCGAACAGGTATCAATCCCTCCATACCACCGTGATAGAATCGGGCAGGCCTGTGGAGATACAGATTCGCACCTATGATATGCACAAGATAGCCGAATACGGCATAGCGGCCCACTGGAAATATAAGGAGGGCGTTTCAAGTCAATCCCCATATGACAATTATATCGCCTGGCTTCGTTCGCTTGTAGAGCAGATGAGGGATGTTAATAAACCCGCTCAGTTCATCACCTCTATAAAGACCGAACTGGCGCCGGAGGAGATATACGTCTTCACACCCAAGGGCGATCTGAAAGTGCTTCCTGAAGGGGCCACACCGATAGATTTCGCCTATTCCGTCCATACGGAGATAGGACATCACTGCGCAGGGGCTAAGGTCAACAACAGATTCGTCTCCCTTCGCTATAAGCTCCAGACAGGCGATATAGTCGAGATCATAACCGATCCGAACGCCACCCCGAGCAGGGACTGGCTTAGAATCGTCCGATCCTCACGCGCTAGAAGCAAGATCAGGAGATGGCTGAGGGAACATGAGCGGGAGCAATATAGGGAACTGGGCAGAAGCTTAATAGAGGCCGAGCTGAAGCTGAGACACCTCTCGCCGAAGAATTATCTGACCCCCGAGAACCTTGAAAGGATGGCAGCAGAGCTGAAATGCAAATCGGTCGATGATATGTTGGTGGATATCGGATACGGTAAGATATCGGCTCAGCACTTCGCCAATCTCCTTATCCCGGAGGAAAGGAGGAGGAGAGAGCCGGAGGAGATAGTTGGCAGGAGAAAGCCTGCTCCGACAAGCGGGGTCACTATAGATGGAATAGACCAGGCCTATATCAGGGTGGCTAAATGCTGTAACCCGATACCAGGTGATGAGATAGTCGGATATATAACCCGCGGACGGGGGCTCTCGATACACGTCGTCGGATGTCCCAGGATAGGAGGGGAGATGGAGAGATTGATACCGGTGAGGTGGGCGCCGAAGGAAGGGGTGACATACCCGGCCGTGGTGATCGTTGAAAGCGACGATAGGAAAGGGCTGTTGAGAGATCTCTCCAACGCCATATCAAAGCTGGAGGTGAATATCTCACAGGCTCACTCGGAGATCATCGATCCGATCACATCCGTACACAGGTTCGTCGTGGATGTTACAGGGGTGGATCAGCTTCAGAGGGTGATGGAGTCCTTAAGCAAGGTAAAGGGGGTAAGACAGGTAAAGAGGAAAAGATTTTAA
- the recJ gene encoding single-stranded-DNA-specific exonuclease RecJ, translated as MRGKIWRIKKVNLDVSLRLADRLKISPLVAQVLVSRGYDDEETARRFLHPSLGDLHDPFLLPNMDRAVERIGKAISGGEDIWIYGDYDVDGTTAVSALMLTFRRIGVEAKYYIPNRLIEGYGLNRDAIAELKDKGCDLLITVDCGISAHDEIEYANEIGMDVIVTDHHHPKGDSPPACCIVNPKLPDSSYPFKDLAGVGVAFKLIQALMSELGDEEFPESLLDLVALGTIVDVTPLTGENRVLARFGLERISERSRIGIKALCDAMGLSSKVRSYHVSFLIGPRLNASGRLDTAHSVVELLTTDSYERAYQISLKLNADNLERQKIESQILAQATDMVGAMDLRKVKGIVLASEEWHRGVVGIVASRIAEKFYRPAILIAIEEDEGHGSGRSIPEFDLFEGISRCADLLIGFGGHRAAAGIKIERERIPEFRKRFAEVVGEALSEEDLTPKVEIDVETPLHELNLELVEEVELLEPFGFGNPSPLFAVRNVLVSGNPTVMRGDHLRFYVTDGAGETREVIGWNQGKLQIPLSNKNISLDIAFQPRLNEWGGVKRLRLDMRDIRIHQRDSLALYPSGEESPVKLVDRRHIPDKFRYLERLIDRGERMIIYVRGESELRKLAEELGRRIGEGNLVVIKERPDGPIEGDVIASCVILPQEVQARHIVFCHPIPSRTDFARMCRPAFLSDSPTYIHLIFNQNDVQYAVRSVFERHPGREDLEKLYRSIRRIISEDGDIRFEDLKARSELRMMREEAILKGVEIFRELGLIEDDPSGAIRLNETGKVSLSDSETFIRCERAKYEASIFLNHLLWRSITDLWEEMRDAVQELR; from the coding sequence ATGCGGGGTAAAATATGGAGGATCAAGAAAGTCAACCTGGATGTCAGCCTACGCTTGGCCGATAGGTTGAAGATATCTCCGCTCGTCGCTCAGGTGCTGGTCTCGCGAGGATATGATGATGAGGAAACCGCCAGGAGGTTCCTGCACCCAAGCTTGGGTGATCTTCACGATCCATTCCTGCTTCCGAATATGGATCGAGCTGTCGAACGAATCGGGAAAGCCATCTCCGGCGGCGAAGACATATGGATCTACGGCGATTACGACGTGGACGGAACGACGGCGGTTAGCGCCCTTATGTTGACCTTCAGGAGGATAGGGGTCGAAGCGAAATATTACATCCCAAATAGGCTTATAGAGGGGTATGGGCTGAACAGGGACGCTATAGCGGAGCTGAAGGACAAGGGATGCGACCTGTTGATCACGGTCGATTGCGGCATATCAGCACATGATGAGATCGAATACGCCAACGAGATCGGGATGGACGTGATAGTCACCGATCACCATCACCCTAAAGGAGACAGCCCCCCCGCCTGTTGTATCGTCAACCCAAAGCTCCCTGATAGCTCCTATCCGTTTAAAGATCTCGCCGGTGTCGGGGTCGCCTTTAAGCTGATCCAGGCTCTGATGTCGGAGTTGGGAGATGAGGAATTCCCTGAATCGCTGTTAGACCTCGTCGCACTGGGGACGATAGTCGACGTAACACCTCTGACGGGCGAGAACAGGGTCCTCGCCCGGTTCGGGCTGGAAAGGATCTCCGAAAGGAGCAGGATCGGCATTAAGGCCCTATGCGATGCTATGGGATTGAGCTCAAAGGTGAGATCCTATCACGTCTCCTTCCTCATCGGTCCCAGGCTCAACGCCTCCGGTAGGCTTGACACAGCCCACAGCGTGGTGGAGCTCCTGACCACGGACTCATATGAGAGGGCATATCAGATATCCCTTAAGCTTAACGCCGATAACCTGGAACGACAGAAGATAGAAAGCCAGATATTGGCTCAGGCCACGGATATGGTTGGGGCTATGGATCTAAGGAAGGTGAAAGGGATTGTTTTGGCTTCGGAGGAGTGGCATAGAGGTGTCGTCGGAATAGTCGCATCGAGGATCGCGGAGAAGTTCTACAGGCCTGCCATTTTGATAGCGATCGAAGAGGATGAGGGACATGGTTCCGGCAGAAGCATACCGGAGTTCGATCTCTTCGAGGGTATCTCCAGATGTGCCGATCTGCTGATCGGATTCGGCGGACACAGGGCTGCCGCCGGGATCAAGATCGAAAGGGAGAGGATACCGGAATTTAGAAAGCGGTTCGCTGAGGTGGTGGGGGAGGCTCTATCGGAGGAGGATCTAACCCCTAAGGTGGAGATCGACGTCGAGACACCGCTGCATGAGTTAAATCTAGAGTTGGTGGAGGAAGTGGAGCTTCTCGAGCCCTTCGGTTTCGGGAATCCATCCCCGCTTTTTGCCGTCAGAAACGTTCTGGTGTCGGGAAACCCGACCGTGATGAGGGGAGATCATCTCAGATTTTACGTCACGGATGGGGCGGGTGAGACGAGGGAGGTCATAGGGTGGAACCAGGGCAAGCTTCAAATTCCCCTTTCCAATAAGAACATCTCACTCGATATAGCCTTTCAGCCTAGGTTGAACGAATGGGGAGGGGTTAAGAGATTAAGGCTCGATATGAGAGATATCAGAATCCATCAGAGGGATTCTCTGGCCCTCTATCCAAGCGGTGAGGAGTCGCCGGTCAAGCTGGTGGATAGGAGACATATACCCGACAAGTTCAGATATCTTGAGAGGCTCATCGATCGGGGGGAAAGGATGATAATCTATGTCAGGGGCGAATCGGAGCTGAGAAAACTGGCGGAGGAATTGGGACGGAGGATCGGCGAGGGAAATCTGGTCGTGATAAAGGAAAGGCCGGATGGACCGATTGAAGGTGATGTGATCGCCTCATGTGTTATTCTACCCCAGGAAGTCCAGGCCAGACACATCGTCTTCTGTCATCCTATTCCCAGCAGGACCGATTTCGCCCGGATGTGCCGTCCAGCCTTCCTATCCGACTCCCCTACCTATATCCACCTTATATTTAACCAGAACGACGTCCAATACGCTGTGAGATCGGTTTTCGAACGGCATCCTGGCAGAGAGGATCTGGAGAAGCTGTACAGATCCATACGTCGAATTATTTCCGAAGATGGGGATATTAGATTTGAGGATCTAAAGGCAAGATCTGAGCTGAGGATGATGAGGGAGGAGGCCATCCTGAAAGGGGTGGAGATATTCAGGGAGCTCGGCCTCATCGAGGATGATCCGTCCGGAGCTATCAGGCTCAATGAGACGGGAAAGGTAAGCCTCTCCGATTCGGAGACCTTCATTCGCTGTGAACGGGCCAAATACGAGGCCTCGATATTCTTAAACCATCTTCTCTGGCGCAGCATAACCGACCTATGGGAAGAGATGAGAGATGCCGTCCAGGAATTACGCTGA
- a CDS encoding cupin domain-containing protein, with product MEKVSENEKDYRWGRSGVKYLFRGPRIDWGVLLLLPGEKMGAHGHREVEETFYFIEGKAKMLVNDTPYEAEAGDAFRIEPGEKHDIHNDSDKPVKVVFIKSPYLPEDKITY from the coding sequence ATGGAAAAAGTCAGTGAAAACGAAAAGGATTACAGGTGGGGGAGATCAGGGGTTAAATATCTCTTCAGAGGCCCACGGATCGATTGGGGTGTGTTGCTGTTGTTGCCCGGCGAGAAGATGGGTGCTCATGGACACAGGGAGGTCGAGGAGACCTTCTACTTCATCGAGGGAAAGGCTAAGATGTTGGTGAACGATACCCCTTATGAGGCTGAGGCCGGAGATGCCTTTAGAATCGAGCCTGGCGAAAAACACGATATCCATAACGATTCCGATAAACCCGTCAAGGTCGTCTTCATAAAATCCCCCTACCTGCCGGAGGATAAAATCACATATTGA